Within Piliocolobus tephrosceles isolate RC106 unplaced genomic scaffold, ASM277652v3 unscaffolded_36005, whole genome shotgun sequence, the genomic segment ccaaagcactgagattacaggcatgagccaccacacttggcccattTTATGCCATAAATGATACTGATATTTGATGTTAAAGAATGACTATCAATTTTATAGTAGGTGTGACAGTGGtgttgtagttattttaaaaagagctctCATCTCTTAGAGATACGTACTGCAGAGAGACACAAATGGATGAAAATATATTGTTTGCTTCAAAATGGCAGAGGTGGGAAAGTGTGGGGGATATGACTATGAAATAATCGTTATTAGAATCAGATAATGAGCAACAGGTGTTCAATAGACTACATTGTCTTTACTTTTGTTAATGCTTAAAAAATTCCgtataaaaagttacaaaacattaaatgtgacaaaataataaaaagaagcatgatttgagttttttttttttttttttttttttNNNNNNNNNNNNNNNNNNNNNNNNNNNNNNNNNNNNNNNNNNNNNNNNNNNNNNNNNNNNNNNNNNNNNNNNNNNNNNNNNNNNNNNNNNNNNNNNNNNNttttttttttttttttttttttttgagatggagtctagctctgttgctcaggctggagtgcaatggcacgatcttggctcactgcaacctccgcctcccgggttcaagcgactctcctgcctcagcctccagagtagctgggattacaggcacctgccaccatgcccagctaatttttgtatttttagtagagacagggtttcactgtgttgaccaggctggtctcaaactcctgacctcgtgatccgcccaccttggcctcccaaagtgctgggattacaggcatgagccaccgcgcctggctatttGACAATTTTTGACAACAGAATACtcaaataaaaagttacaaaacattaaatgttaccaaatattacaaaataataaacacaagcATGACGAAAATTTTTAAAAGCGGGACACTCCTGATGTCTGAGGAGAGATGAAGAAGCATAAGATTTGGAAGGACACAAAGGATTTCATTTATTGGATTTCAATTATCGGTAGTGTTTGATTTAAGACAAAAGAACTGGGGGCAGATGGGAAAAATACGAAGATTTAGCAAAGCTGTGATGAGTACTTGGTTGCTGTTATGTGTGTCTCTATACTCTCCAGTATGCTTAAAGTattttgaacaaaataaacaaagaagaaaaaagagaaagagaggggggTAGGGGGAATGCCAAACAGGCTGGCCAGGAATGATGCAGAGTTGAACTGCAGACAAGGTACCACTGGTGGACTGGATGAGGAAGGGGCAGGGGCTGGATTCCAGAAATACGTCCAAGGGAGAACAGACCAGATCTGCTGATTGATAGCTGTGGCACTGAGCAGGAGGGAGGAGCCAAGGAGGCCTGAGTTCTGGTGGGGCTGTGAGTGGGTGGTCTTGCCTTTCACCAGCACAGGATGTGCCAGTGGCAGGGCTGTCCTGGGGGTAGCAGGAAGCAGATGAGATGAGTGTGCATGGGATGAGTTAAACGTGGGGGTCTCGAGCTTAGGAGGGAGACACAGGCCAATTTTCTCCATTCTAAGATACATATTTTACCAACTCTGAATTCAAGACACATCTtacaatttttttggtttgtttgtttttgagacggagtttccctcttggcccccaggctggagtgcgatggcgtgacctcggctcactgcaacctccgcctcctgggttcaagtgattctcctgcctcagcctcctgagtagccaggattacaggcacctgccaccacgccccggctaatttttgtatttttagtagagacggggtttcaccatgttggccacgctggtgttgaactcctgacctcaggtgatccacctgtcttggcctcccaaagtgctgggattacaggcgtgaaccagagtgcctggccacattttgtAATTTATCTGCAGTTTTAATCTGGTAGTCCCTCCTTACTTCCTGCCTGCCCCCCCCACAAACAAACTCCAACCATGAAATGAACCACTGACGTTACAGTACATAGCACCTTTGAGTAGAGGAAATAATGCAGAGGTGGGACTCACGCATGAGTAAATTAGGTTAGTGGTGTGATATGGAAGTTGTGGGAACTGTGAACAGTTGTGCATCTTGTCGCCCCTCTCCTCGGAGGACAGGGATCCAAACCCCTGGAGCGAGTGCTTCCATCTGCCCTAGTGAGGGGTTCTCTTGGCTGTTGGTCACATGGGGGAGGAGATAATGTGACATGAGTGGCATCCATGGGAGGCCCTGGACATTACTCAGAAGAAAAGTGTAGgattgctcacgcctgtaatcccagcattttgggaggccaaggcaggcggatcacgaggtcaggagtttgagactagcctggccaacatggtgaaaccccgtctctactaaaaatacaaaaattagttgggcatggtggcgggtgcctataatcccagttactcaggaggctgaggcaggacaatcacttgaaaaTGGgaaagtggaagttgcagtgagctgagatcaagccactgcactccagcctgggcaacaagagccaaactctgtctcaaaaaaaaaaaaaaaacaaaaaaaaaaNNNNNNNNNNNNNNNNNNNNNNNNNNNNNNNNNNNNNNNNNNNNNNNNNNNNNNNNNNNNNNNNNNNNNNNNNNNNNNNNNNNNNNNNNNNNNNNNNNNNgcctgggcaacaagagccaaactctgtctcaaaaaaaaaaaaaaaaacaaaaaaaaaagtgggagaggGGAGGATCTGAGACAGAGAACCTGCACCCACCACATAAGGACCTGGGaagaggctgggcccagtggctcacgcctgtaatcccagaactttgggaggccgaggcaggcggctcaggaggtcaggagatggagaccatcctggcgaacatggtgaaatcccgtctctactaaaaatacaaaaaattagccggatgtggtggcgggcgcctgtagtcccagctgcttgggaggctgaggcaggagaatggcgtgaacccaggaggcggagcttgcagtgagctgagatcgcaccactgcactccagcctgggcgacagagcgagactctgtctcaaaaaaaaatacgataaaataaaagaaggaccTGGGAAGAAGCGCCCCCACCcgaggaacctgagaaggaggGGGCAGAGGTAGGGCAGAGAGGGAGGTGCCACCGAGTTGAGGGCAGAGGGGGGTTTCTGGGAGGGACATCGCAGTGTCAGATGCCACAAGAGGCACAGAGGAACTAAGAAGTTCCCTGGGCTACGGCCACAGGGACTGCAGAGAGAGCCCTTGTCAATGGCACTGTGGGGCCCACTGAGGAGTGGCTGAAAGCAAAGGCTCTCCTCACTAACGAGCTGTGAGACTCTGAGCAGGTGACTTAACCTCTCGGAGCCtgcatttccttctctgtaaggGATGGTCAGCTTGGGTTCTCCCTGGGGCTGACCAGCAAACTGAATGAAGCTACCTGTGTGAAGCACCAACCCCGGGCCCAGCACAAATGAGGCACCCCAGTTCTGCAGGGGGTTGGGTGTTTTTCCaactcctctcccttcctctccctaaTTTACTCTCCAGTAAACAGAAGACACTGAAAGGAGGGGACGCAGGGATACAGGGAGGCCACGTGTTGATAAACACACACATCCCCCTGTAGACAGACACAGCCATGGACACACATGTAGACATAAACATGTAACTCACACAAGATAGATACACAGTTGTGACTCACGCAGACACACAAAGGCACAGCTCTAGGCCCCATCCCTTGAGAAAATCTTCCAGCCTCACCAGGGGCTTCTTTTAGCTGCTCCCCACTGCCCCCTAGGGCTGGCTGCATCTCCTCAGAGCAGGGTGCCCATCCTGCAGAGCCCATGGGGCCCAGAGGATCCACAGTCCCCAGCCAGCTGAGCCTGAACTCCACCCCAGGGCCCCAGGGCCCGGGGAAGAGGAGGTGGGGCTGAGGAAGGTGCCAGGGCCGGCCCCCCAGGCTCCTTGGACTCACCTCAGAGTTCTCCACCACCTTCTCTAGGTACTTGTTGAAGATGGAGTAGCCCTGCAGCTTGGCGCTCAGCCGCTGGTGCTCCAGCCGCAGCGCCACCATCTCCTGCTTGCCCTTGGTCAGCTCCTGCATGTGCTGGCGCTTGAGTTCTCGTTCCTTGTTGGCTTTCTTCATGGCGCGGATCCGTTTCTGGTCGTTCTCCTGGGGCCGGGGGAGGTGGTGCTGGTCAGGAAGCCTTTCCCGGCCCTCCCAGGGCCCAGGCCTTTCTGGGGCTGGTGGTGTCCTCAGACCCCTCTGTCTGCacagaccatcctggcaacagGCAGAGATTGCTGGGCCACCCATGGGGAAGAAGACGGGAAAAGGCTCTCCAGGGTTATCTGAACCTGGTTGAAGAGATTTCTGTGGACTGAGGTGGGGCTCAGGGGGCTGTGAGGACAGAGGTTTAATCCAAAGTCAAGAGGTGACCTGGGGTCGGGAGGGGGCAGACGGGAAATGGTTCTTTCCTGTGGGACTTGGCCTCTGGACTTCAGAGAGTGGACTGGGGAAGACCTACATTGCACTGGGCTCAGAGTCTGGACGAACTCAACCCCCTGAGAAGACTAAGAAAGTCCAGAAGTGGGAGTGGGAACCCTCCTGACAAAGCTGCTGTGGTTTCTGTTCTTAGCGGTGGCCGTTTTCCATGGAGCAGAAGGACCACTCCCAGACCAGAGCTGGGAGGCAGGAATTTTCTCCTGATTTGGTACTCGGTGCCTCCATTTTTCCAGCTGTGGAGATGGGAGGCAGGAGCCCCTCTCCCTTTCACAAGCTGGGGCAACAGGGCTGGAGCtccaggaagaggagagaggggatGCGCCTGGTATTGTAGGGCCTGGGGAGTAAGGCCACTGGGAGAGCATGCTCTTAGGAGCTCAGAATGGCATCCCGCTGAGGGAGGAGATGGAACAGGCAGTTCGATGCCCAGAGGACAGAACGAGGCTGTTACTGCAATCAATCCAATCCTGCCTCTTTCTTCTGCAGCGCCCTCCCCTAAGATTAGGGGCAAGCCCACCCCTCGCCCTGTGTGGCTCCTTTCTCCCTTCAGGGGCTCCTGTGATTCCACATGGACAGGCGTATGTGGTGGTGGCACTTGGAGGCCACTGAGGGAGGTACATGGAGGATCTGTATGCTGCCCTGCAAGCCCAGGAGAGGACTGAGGGGGACTAAACCAGTGACTTTCAAATCCACCTGGTCATCAGAACTGCCTggggatcttttaaaaaaatatagaagcCTGGGCCCAACCTCAGACGCGCTGAAAGCAACAAGGGAAGCCCCTGCGGTCTGTATTTGTAGCAAACTCTCTAGGAATTGAAGCTACCGACCCTCTGAGAGCCATTTGGAGAAATCATGCCCAAATCTTCTGTCCCAACCACTCCATAAGTGTTTCTCTGGCTGCCAGAAGAACTGGACCTCTGGAGAATGTGCCCAGTCCAAGGCCTTCCTGTCCCACATGGCTTAGGCACAGAGCAGGAAGGAAGGTGCTTCAGAGTGAGGCTTCTTTGTGGCCGACGGCAATCATTACCCACTCCTGGAGCTGGACCAGGCCCTTCAGGGCCACGTAAGTGCAAATTGGAGTGGGTCTGGATAAATCTGGATTTTTAAGATGATTAAATTGCTCCACTAAGGACTGAAGTGAGAGAGGGTGTCTTGGAATGGACTGTGGTGCCTGGTCCTTCAACTATCCCCTGCCCGGACCTTCAGTGCAAGGACAAGgatggaggggtggggtgggtggagggactAAAACTGTCCCATTCATCACTGTATTCCCCAAGTGTTTAGTCCTGACTGTAgcatcttcattcattcatccatgtgTTCATTTACTGGATAAACTGTATGTCCTAGGTACTGGAAAGGAAATAGGAAACAGGCATCTAGAGGGAGCAGAGACTGACAGGTAAATGGAAAATTACAAACAGAGACAGGTGGGGGACATAAAGGATGCCTAGGGAGGTGCCAGGCAATGCTGAAGCACTAAGGATGCTTTTAACTCAGGGCGAGGAGTCAGCAGAAGCAAGGAGGAGGAGCGGTAGTTTGCCCACCTGCGGAGTGTGGATCACCCGGCCACTGTGGCTGCCCACACCCCTTCAAACCTGGATGAACTGGATGTGAGCCTTCAGCTGGGCTTCCTTAACGCTCAGTTCCTCCCAGAGCAGGTTCAGGGCTTCCATTCTGCGCTGACACAtctttggggtgggggtgggggtgggggagcagagagGTCAGGAGGGCCCCTGACATGAGTACCGAGGAAGACCCCAGCATCCCTGCCCCAGAGGCTCCACGCCCAGGCCCAAGAGGGTCCATAGGAGCCTCCCACTTtctatcccatgcctggctcagagcaGAGCATACCTGGACAGTGGTACCCCCAAGACCCAGATCCTTTCTGTTCTCCACAAAGAGACCAGACCACATAGAGGACTCCTGGCTCTAGCTACCCCACCCAGACAATGGAGGGCTGTCTACAGGCTCTCCAGGTGCCCCAGCCCACTCTCCTCCTTTCCTGCCCCTCTGCACTCCATCCCCGAGTCCCCATCTCCTTCTTCTGCAGGATATTATGATGCATGATTTTCAGCGCCTTTTCCTCCAGTAGCCAGATGGATGGGGACTCCGACTGTCCCTGAACATTGGGGACTCTGTCCAAGATGTGAACACGAAAGGTCTGTGTGTTCTGAGAAGGGGTAGGCTGGGGCTGGGAGTAACCCGTGGAGACAGATACccatggggaaggagaggggccTCTCTCCCTTTTGGAGGGAAGGAATGTTGTGTTGAGAAGCAC encodes:
- the LOC113222894 gene encoding coiled-coil domain-containing protein 42-like is translated as QYGERLLQMLQVPNVQGQSESPSIWLLEEKALKIMHHNILQKKKMCQRRMEALNLLWEELSVKEAQLKAHIQFIQENDQKRIRAMKKANKERELKRQHMQELTKGKQEMVALRLEHQRLSAKLQGYSIFNKYLEKVVENSEKPPSALNSVAPPSLPYLCPLLLRFLGTALPLAHPVLVKGKTTHSQPHQNSGLLGSSLLLSATAINQQI